The DNA segment ATAGACAATATAACTAGTGGCCAGGAGGCTAAATTACAtcagtatataatataatataattagggctgtcaaacgattaatttttttaatcgcgattaattgCAGAATccccatagttaatcgcgattaatcacatttttaattgcatgtttaacccttaaacaggcagcgtgcaccaggagatacagagtctttaacatcatgttgaagcttgtggtaggtctatactttgatagaatttataaaaatcagtttagaaactagtatgtgtgatattaatgaccagattgtttcacttttctatgttaaataacacttgtaagtgttttttatcattatcaccattttataccttaataagggcaacgcATCCTGGTggaactcataaaatccaaaatattgtaacaaactgggcatgttactgttttgtgttataaaatttgagagtttaagccagtttctgttctgttcagttaaagtgctgtttttcccgagtgtctgtgaacgcgtcttgagagtgagacttgcagcgtgcaggtgtgttgttgttgttagcctctgAGAAGAAGACGGCAGCACATGTGTGGCTAAGGAGCTACTACATTAGGTTTGGTTGTTTTGGtgttggctacggcccacagtagcctgtgtaataaaaaggaataaagagccAGCTAAACCGGCTAACGTCTCAGTGTTTATTGAGGGacgttacaatatattaaaaatatgagtggaaatattttacttacatctcattttccatcccTGCCTGTTGAACGGTTTTAAtcctcttattttacatttcaaggcagttttaagtccacaatgtaaagcatttcttaccagagtgtctcttaactgggaatcgatcacggctctgctgcacACTCCAAaacgcttggctgcacctgggtgtttagcgtggaggtgctaactcaaactccacgtactccggtgatagttaaactccgtttgacacaggttgcattttacttttgacttgtcaactgaagcgtctggaagtgttttaaagttaaacaagccgttcaaaagtccagtagctctcttactttccatcagcgcggtaggtttactgcaggaggccacttcaaagcatagcgctacagctagaggagccgtctacgggggagtagaagggacaaaaaggcttgcaaaattaaaatgcgattaaaaaatattaacgcgttatggattgcattaatgtaatcgcgattaacgcgctaacgctgacagccctagatataatataatataatataatataatataatataataatcatagTGATAAATCAAACAATAACAATACCTCTCTAACACCAACaaaaatgaaaggagaaagCCAGTTTACAGAAAAGGTCTGAAATCTATTTAGTCTCTATTAAGTAATTCATACACATAAGCATTAAATCTCTCTGAAGTCATTTATTAAGATGATAAATACTCACCACTTCCAAAAGGCTGTCGTTGCTTCTGTGAACTTGAACTTCTGTAAAAGTAAACAATACAACAAACCTCAGTGAGCCAGCATGTTGCTCTTTTGGGTCGAGTCTGACAGGGTCAGATAGGTGCTGGTGTGGGTGTAGGTCTTCCACAGGAGGGTCCTGGTTTcccttcgccattcgatccttcgccaaaAAGCAGTAAGTCCTTACTCCGACAGACATCatctgatctacaccaaattaatcacgcatgtagagggtcccgccctgaacacgtctatccatcaatactgtgtcagctccatagcgccacctactggatacaataacGCCTcccagaaaatgtttaaaaaattgagcccctcgacTCAGATCGACATAAagaaacgaaatttggtacacatatgtatcgtgtgaagacgcacaaaaaagtctcttggacccaaaCCCTCAtgccaacaggaagtcggccattttgaatcaaatttgcGATTTTGGCgctgtttgtttacatttgactcagaagatgcgtcacagcaagtctcgctcagtcgtGGCGTGGCGGGGGAGCTGGGGCCCGGTCATCGCTTAACCATGTGGAACATATACTTATTTCCTATTCTGAGTTTCAAATTTAGACTTGAAGACAccttttgtaaatatttttaagtGCTATATTGATCTTCAGGGTCTCATATCTGCAATTTATCACCATTCATAGCTGATGGCCCCTGGCCGGCCCTGAAGAAGCAGACGTGGTCAACCACACTcatctcaacaacaacaaccttcTGGAAGGAGAAACAGGATGAGGACAGGGTCAGTCATAAAGCATGATCACATAAATCACGTTTTTATTGATACATTTACCTTCAGCTATTTATTGGAATTATTAggtaaatgtagttttaatgtacaaacacacatgcagtaggTTTCTTACACATTATTTATGAAGAAATAAAATGGTTTTCTTTGAGCTTAATTTTTTAAGTATACTGTGTACATCAcattttcctgtaaatgtttcaGGTTTACAAAGGGACCAAAGAATCCATCACGAGTCGTGTGGCTCTGCTCATCACTAACATAAAGTTTAAGAACAAGGATTATAACAGAAGAAGTGCAGACATAGATGAGCAGAACATGGAGCAACTGCTCAAAGCGCTGAAATATAAGGTTGTGAAATACACAAACCTCACTGGAAAGGTACTTTTGATTAAGAACAAACACATTCTTCTCATGTtagtatttaaatgaaaaatgtgtgtattgtctGTTTGAGCGATACAGTAACCAGCATCTGACTTGTTTATGTTCTCAAAGGAGATTGAAGAAGCTGTAAAGGAGTTCTCCAAACATCCACAACTggaacacacagacagtgtgtttgtggttaTCATGTCTCATGGGGAAAAGACTGCTGTCCATGGTGTCAACTTTGATGGGAATAAAGAGGACAAAGAACAGGACAAGTTCCCCATTGATGACATTTTCACACACTTGAACACAGAGAATTGTCCAGACCTGCAGGACAAACCTAAGATCATCATCATTGAGGCCAGCAGTGGAGGTGATTCTTCTGTTTTATCACAGATACACCAAACATTGACTTTCTTGTAGGACCTACTGtatatttaataactttatttttggtATAATAATACAGCCTTGTGTAAGTCTGCTAATGTCATGATTATGTGACAATAGCAGACTTAAGTGACAAGGCCCTTGTGATCTGTATCTAAAGTATTGTCACATTTATTACAGGCAAGAAGGGAGGTGTGCTTGTTAGtaataatccatccatccatccaactgtGGAAACTGATAATATACAAGAGCTACACCCATCACCGCGTGTTGGTGAGAAAGACACTCAGGCTGATCGTTTGGGTCttgcacacagagaaaaacacttCCTATGTTTTCGCTCTTCCACTCCTGGTGAGTCTGTCTGAAATATTATCAAATCTTATTTTAAAGCTCAGGAACATATACTGCAATCATTTACATTGATAACAGCTGAGAGTAGTTATGTGTTTATTACCATATGTAATAAAAACCGTCTGTTTCTCCTGCAGATACTGTCTCATATAGACATCCAGACACTGGGTCTTATTTTATCCAGTATATCGTTGAAGTACTGAACACCTTCGCATGTAAGGATCACATTGAGGAACTTTTCAGAGAAGTAAGTTTTGCAAGTGCAAACTCTTATCTGGGTGTAAAATGTTCATGTAGAGTAGAATATAATTTATATAGTGGAAAGTAACACTAGCTGTGATGGAACACAACAAGAAAGCAAGCAGTAATAATGTTCTGGTATTATTTGCCTTACTTCATGTCATACACTATTTCAACCTCACAGGTCATGC comes from the Scomber japonicus isolate fScoJap1 chromosome 23, fScoJap1.pri, whole genome shotgun sequence genome and includes:
- the LOC128353178 gene encoding caspase a-like, with product MERNDLVERLEKIQQKGSHICNLSPFIADGPWPALKKQTWSTTLISTTTTFWKEKQDEDRVYKGTKESITSRVALLITNIKFKNKDYNRRSADIDEQNMEQLLKALKYKVVKYTNLTGKEIEEAVKEFSKHPQLEHTDSVFVVIMSHGEKTAVHGVNFDGNKEDKEQDKFPIDDIFTHLNTENCPDLQDKPKIIIIEASSGGKKGGVLVSNNPSIHPTVETDNIQELHPSPRVGEKDTQADRLGLAHREKHFLCFRSSTPDTVSYRHPDTGSYFIQYIVEVLNTFACKDHIEELFREVMHRFEDFSVWTKERGADTQMAFKYRDSLSKNFYLFPGL